The Daucus carota subsp. sativus chromosome 2, DH1 v3.0, whole genome shotgun sequence genome includes a window with the following:
- the LOC108201386 gene encoding uncharacterized protein LOC108201386 yields MNTNTIGDKRPLAKVYRRPDNKVIKATAGRNIKTLVGNKLVDEVEGDEHNCNNLVDEQDGDQDNDKQSEEDMQEGEEDSAQEDSAEDMEQDDSAQEGEEGDDDSAQEGEEGDEDSAEEEDDEQDDVLNESEEENEDEQEEDETENQAQVNNAQPKIKITKYKRKKEAAFETHIPRKRIAGTLYPLLKFMNKDVKKAEGAKHINKKKDEVKIRISPRHFSKMVGELTKEQRDWVTRAGFALLLDFELDILPTKIAYNVLQIFDHHSISLKLKDGDINITSEDVYDVLGLPNGGHPIILASPGKYSQRIKDWHAQFTLSDQITTQMIVQVMKNQEVNDNFKLNFLLVMSNVLIGTKGASYVDKQLLQLDDNLDNLKK; encoded by the exons ATGAATACCAACACCATAGGAGACAAAAGACCACTTGCAAAAGTCTATCGGCGTCCAGATAACAAAGTCATAAAGGCTACTGCTGGAAGAAATATCAAAACTCTTGTT GGAAATAAACTTGTTGATGAAGTAGAAGGGGATGAACATAATTGTAATAATCTGGTGGATGAACAAGATGGAGATCAAGATAATGACAAACAAAGTGAGGAAGATATGCAAGAAGGTGAAGAAGACAGTGCACAAGAAGATAGTGCAGAAGACATGGAGCAAGACGATAGTGCACAAGAAGGTGAAGAAGGTGATGACGATAGTGCGCAAGAAGGTGAAGAAGGTGATGAAGAtagtgcagaagaagaagatgatgaacaaGACGATGTACTAAACGAAAGTGAGGAAGAAAATGAGGATGAACAAGAAGAGGATGAAACAGAAAATCAAGCTCAAGTCAACAATGCACAACCAAagattaaaataacaaaatacaaaagGAAAAAG GAAGCTGCATTTGAAACTCATATACCAAGAAAAAGGATTGCTGGAACATTATATCCACTATTGAAGTTCATGAACAAGGATGTTAag AAAGCAGAAGGGGCTAAacatataaataagaaaaaagacGAGGTCAAGATAAGGATATCTCCAAGGCATTTTAGTAAGATGGTAGGTGAACTAACAAAAGAGCAGAGGGACTGGGTTACAAGAGCTGGTTTTGCACTCTTACTGGATTTTGAGCTTGACATTTTGCCAACCAAAATCGCCTACAATGTACTCCAAATCTTTGATCACCACTCAATCTCACTGAAGCTGAAGGATggagatattaatattacaagtgAAGATGTTTATGATGTGTTAGGCCTGCCAAATGGAGGACATCCTATTATTCTGGCATCACCTGGAAAGTACAGTCAAAGAATCAAAGATTGGCATGCACAATTCACTTTATCTGATCAAATAACAACACAGATgattgttcaagtgatgaaaaACCAAGAAGTTAATGATAACTTCAAATTAAACTTCCTTCTTGTTATGTCAAATGTGCTTATTGGCACAAAAGGAGCTTCTTATGTGGACAAACAACTGCTGCAACTTGATGATAACCTTGACAATCTGAAaaagtga